Proteins found in one Campylobacter concisus genomic segment:
- the pyrF gene encoding orotidine-5'-phosphate decarboxylase gives MRLCVALDMASREENLALARELKGLDLWLKVGLRSYLRDGAKFIEELKELGNFKIFLDLKLYDIPNTMADAAEVVSKIGVDMINVHASAGERAMKTVMDRLAGLGSRPLVLAVSALTSFSESEFDAVYNDTIARAVRKFSQMSFEAGLDGMVCSVFESKLIKDVTNEKFITLCPGVRPFGESAGDQKRVANLVSAKQEGSDFIVVGRPIYENVNPREICERILEQI, from the coding sequence GTGAGGCTCTGTGTTGCGCTTGATATGGCTAGTCGTGAAGAGAATTTAGCTCTTGCTAGAGAGCTAAAAGGGCTTGATCTTTGGCTAAAAGTGGGGCTTAGAAGCTATCTTAGGGATGGGGCAAAGTTTATAGAAGAGCTAAAAGAGCTTGGAAATTTTAAAATTTTCCTCGATCTAAAGCTCTATGATATCCCAAACACGATGGCTGATGCGGCTGAAGTCGTCTCAAAAATCGGCGTAGATATGATAAATGTGCATGCTAGCGCTGGTGAACGTGCGATGAAAACAGTTATGGATAGGCTAGCTGGTCTTGGGAGCCGTCCTTTAGTGCTCGCAGTATCGGCACTTACTAGCTTTAGTGAGAGCGAGTTTGACGCTGTTTATAACGATACGATCGCAAGAGCTGTTAGAAAATTTAGCCAGATGAGTTTTGAAGCAGGGCTTGATGGAATGGTCTGTTCTGTTTTTGAAAGCAAGCTCATCAAAGATGTAACAAATGAGAAATTTATCACTCTTTGCCCTGGTGTTAGGCCTTTTGGCGAGAGCGCTGGAGATCAAAAAAGAGTAGCAAACTTAGTGAGCGCAAAGCAAGAGGGTAGTGATTTTATCGTTGTTGGTAGGCCGATTTATGAGAATGTAAATCCAAGAGAAATTTGTGAACGAATTTTGGAGCAAATTTAA
- the nusB gene encoding transcription antitermination factor NusB: MATRHQVRQAVVSLLYSNEINPVTAAFEEEFLEEKKIRNERKSEAQQTFKEVLANKEKLDEILKPYLKDGDFSKVGATELAILRLGLYEMKFSQTDKAVIINEAIELAKELGSDQAPKFINGVLDKLKADL, encoded by the coding sequence ATGGCGACTCGTCATCAGGTTAGGCAGGCCGTCGTTTCGCTGCTCTACTCAAATGAGATAAATCCGGTAACTGCTGCATTTGAAGAGGAATTTCTGGAAGAGAAAAAGATAAGAAACGAGCGAAAAAGTGAGGCGCAGCAGACTTTTAAAGAGGTGCTCGCAAATAAAGAAAAACTAGATGAAATTTTAAAGCCATATCTAAAAGACGGCGATTTTAGTAAGGTTGGTGCGACTGAACTAGCCATCCTTAGACTTGGGCTCTATGAGATGAAATTTAGCCAAACTGATAAGGCTGTCATCATAAACGAAGCGATCGAGCTTGCGAAAGAGCTTGGAAGTGATCAGGCACCAAAATTTATAAACGGTGTACTTGATAAGCTAAAGGCTGATCTGTGA
- the ribH gene encoding 6,7-dimethyl-8-ribityllumazine synthase, whose protein sequence is MKIIEGNLALKGGEKVAIVGARFNHIITDRLVEGARDAFLRHGGDEANLSLILVPGAFEIPMALEKALASGKFDAVCCVGAVIRGSTPHFDYVSAETTKGIASVTLKYGKPVTFGVLTVDSIEQAIERAGSKAGNKGFEAMTGVIEMLSLYKNLEA, encoded by the coding sequence ATGAAAATAATCGAAGGAAATTTGGCTCTAAAAGGCGGCGAGAAAGTCGCTATAGTGGGCGCGAGATTTAACCACATCATCACCGATAGACTGGTCGAGGGCGCGAGGGATGCGTTTTTGCGTCACGGCGGGGACGAGGCGAATTTGAGCCTCATTTTGGTGCCGGGTGCGTTTGAGATACCGATGGCGCTAGAAAAGGCACTAGCCAGCGGTAAATTTGACGCCGTTTGCTGCGTGGGGGCGGTGATCCGCGGCTCTACGCCTCACTTTGACTACGTGAGCGCCGAGACCACCAAGGGCATCGCAAGCGTCACGCTAAAATACGGCAAGCCGGTGACCTTTGGCGTGCTAACGGTCGATAGCATCGAACAAGCCATCGAGCGAGCTGGCTCAAAGGCCGGAAATAAGGGCTTTGAAGCGATGACGGGCGTGATCGAGATGCTAAGCTTATATAAAAATTTGGAGGCGTAA
- a CDS encoding DMT family transporter: MMHVLALLVAGCCEVSGVFFLTKFQKSFGVKKAANFLILTANFALSLWLLSYAMQAMAMSVAYAIWTGIGAVGAVGVGVIFNGEKMSAQKAFYLSLITLSAVMLKII; this comes from the coding sequence TTGATGCACGTTTTAGCTCTTTTGGTGGCCGGGTGCTGCGAGGTTTCGGGCGTGTTTTTTCTAACTAAATTTCAAAAAAGCTTCGGCGTGAAAAAAGCGGCGAATTTTTTGATTTTAACCGCAAATTTCGCCCTTTCGCTCTGGCTTTTGAGCTATGCGATGCAGGCGATGGCGATGTCGGTAGCGTACGCGATTTGGACGGGTATCGGAGCGGTTGGAGCCGTGGGCGTCGGAGTGATTTTTAACGGCGAAAAAATGAGTGCGCAAAAGGCGTTTTATCTATCGCTAATAACGCTAAGCGCGGTAATGTTAAAGATAATATAA
- a CDS encoding DMT family transporter: MQTKGFLWVLGGAVAECGWAYGLKHAQNAVEFALTAALVCVSFVSFIKALKYIPVSVAYTVFVGFGAFFIVVAESVSEYGSSGQMPDPLRLFFIATLIAGVLGLKRLKS, from the coding sequence ATGCAAACTAAGGGCTTTTTGTGGGTGCTAGGCGGCGCGGTCGCCGAGTGCGGCTGGGCGTACGGGCTAAAACACGCCCAAAATGCCGTAGAATTCGCGCTTACTGCCGCGTTAGTCTGCGTTAGCTTCGTGTCGTTTATAAAGGCTTTAAAATATATCCCCGTTAGCGTCGCATATACCGTATTTGTGGGATTTGGAGCGTTTTTTATAGTGGTCGCCGAAAGCGTTAGCGAATACGGCTCAAGCGGCCAGATGCCAGATCCCTTGCGGCTATTTTTCATAGCGACGCTGATCGCGGGCGTGCTGGGGTTAAAAAGGCTAAAATCTTGA
- the kdsA gene encoding 3-deoxy-8-phosphooctulonate synthase codes for MILIAGPCVIESEQLVFDVAKRLVKFNEDKRIDFYFKSSFDKANRTSISSFRGPGLEKGCEILAKVKKEFGFKILTDIHESYQAAPVGEVADVLQIPAFLCRQTDLLVAAAKTKAVVNIKKGQFLAASAMKHSVKKVLETRGIKGDGYEVAKQNGVWLTERGSTFGYGNLVVDMRNLVLMREFAPVIFDATHSVQMPSALGEKSGGDARFVPYLARAAAAAGVDGFFYETHVNPCEALCDGPNMLNLDELDANIAQIFKIKDAIGDAN; via the coding sequence ATGATACTAATAGCAGGGCCTTGCGTCATCGAAAGCGAGCAGCTCGTTTTTGACGTGGCAAAAAGGCTGGTTAAATTTAACGAAGATAAGCGGATAGATTTTTATTTCAAATCAAGCTTTGACAAGGCAAATCGCACGAGTATAAGCTCGTTTCGCGGGCCAGGGCTGGAGAAGGGTTGCGAAATTTTAGCCAAGGTCAAAAAGGAATTCGGTTTTAAAATTTTAACCGATATCCACGAGAGCTATCAGGCTGCACCAGTAGGCGAAGTGGCCGACGTGCTGCAAATCCCGGCGTTTTTGTGCCGCCAAACCGATTTGCTCGTGGCCGCGGCTAAGACAAAAGCGGTCGTAAATATCAAAAAAGGGCAGTTTTTAGCCGCCTCTGCTATGAAGCACTCGGTGAAAAAAGTGTTAGAAACAAGGGGTATAAAGGGCGACGGATACGAGGTTGCTAAACAAAACGGCGTGTGGCTAACGGAGCGAGGCAGCACCTTTGGCTACGGGAATTTAGTCGTAGATATGCGAAATTTGGTGCTGATGAGGGAGTTTGCGCCGGTGATTTTCGACGCTACTCACAGCGTGCAGATGCCAAGCGCTCTTGGCGAAAAAAGCGGCGGGGACGCGAGATTCGTGCCGTATCTAGCGCGAGCTGCGGCGGCTGCCGGCGTGGACGGATTTTTCTACGAGACGCACGTAAATCCTTGCGAGGCGCTCTGCGACGGGCCGAATATGCTAAATTTGGACGAGCTAGACGCAAATATCGCTCAAATTTTTAAGATAAAAGACGCCATAGGCGATGCAAACTAA